From a region of the Nitrospirota bacterium genome:
- a CDS encoding PilZ domain-containing protein — translation MEDRRINRRVRMVSHLEITFKGNGTHVNAFSTNLSRNGVGFCTGKEIKANQEVEIKMYFENSGDHKIMENIPCRIQWVKQISRIYEAGAQFLSSDLKDYPVLAKHIPHMEP, via the coding sequence ATGGAAGACAGGAGAATTAACAGAAGGGTCAGAATGGTTTCGCATCTCGAAATAACATTCAAGGGTAATGGAACGCACGTCAACGCATTCTCTACAAACCTGAGCAGAAACGGGGTTGGATTCTGCACAGGCAAAGAGATCAAGGCAAATCAGGAAGTTGAGATCAAGATGTATTTTGAGAATTCAGGCGATCATAAGATTATGGAAAACATACCCTGCAGGATACAATGGGTAAAGCAGATAAGCCGCATATACGAAGCAGGCGCCCAGTTCCTTTCCTCGGACCTTAAAGATTATCCCGTCCTTGCAAAACACATTCCTCATATGGAACCGTAA
- a CDS encoding phosphoribosylglycinamide formyltransferase, producing MKQPKLRLGVLASGRGSNLQAIIDASEQGKLDAEVVVVISDISDAFALERAGKHGIPGIHISPKDFKNKKEYEEAIVEKLREHNTGLVLLAGYMRLVTNVLIAAFDGNIMNIHPALLPSFKGLHAQQQALEYGVRYSGCSVHFVTIDVDGGPVILQAVVPVFDNDTEETLSARILEKEHMIYPEAVQLFAEGRLKRSGKRVCIIQ from the coding sequence ATGAAACAGCCTAAACTCAGGCTCGGTGTCCTGGCCTCCGGCAGGGGCTCGAACCTCCAGGCAATCATAGATGCATCAGAGCAGGGTAAACTCGATGCAGAAGTAGTCGTCGTAATCAGCGACATATCTGATGCCTTTGCCCTTGAACGAGCAGGAAAGCATGGTATACCTGGCATCCACATCAGCCCTAAAGATTTCAAAAACAAAAAAGAATATGAAGAAGCAATAGTAGAAAAGTTAAGAGAACATAATACAGGACTTGTACTATTGGCAGGATATATGAGGCTTGTGACAAATGTCCTGATCGCCGCATTCGATGGAAACATAATGAACATACATCCTGCACTTCTTCCATCATTTAAAGGTTTACATGCGCAGCAACAAGCGTTAGAATACGGGGTGAGATACTCAGGTTGTTCAGTCCATTTTGTTACAATAGACGTTGATGGAGGACCTGTAATCTTACAGGCAGTGGTTCCTGTCTTTGATAATGATACTGAAGAGACATTATCAGCGCGCATCCTTGAGAAGGAGCATATGATCTATCCGGAAGCAGTCCAATTATTTGCAGAAGGAAGATTAAAGAGATCAGGAAAAAGGGTGTGCATAATTCAATAG
- a CDS encoding phosphoribosylformylglycinamidine cyclo-ligase encodes MTDHLTYKQAGVDIDAGNEFVRLIKPLTEATKRQGVLGSIGGFGGLFQLDTKKYKDPVLVSGTDGVGTKLKLAFMMNKHDTIGIDLVAMCVNDIVVCGAEPLFFLDYLATGKLVPAMMVDVMKGISEGCRSAGCALIGGETAEMPAMYQDSEYDLAGFSVGVVERDRIIDGSRVRPGDKIIGLASSGLHSNGYSLARKVVFDKMGFKVTDTMDILSKTIGEELLTPTRIYVKTVLHIINNFDVKGVAHITGGGLTENIPRVLPEGAEAVLYPGRWNAQAIFYLIEKWGNIERDEMYRDFNMGIGMVMILPDEQVEDSLKELERCGEEPYIIGEITEGSRKVVYEKG; translated from the coding sequence ATGACAGACCACCTGACATACAAACAAGCCGGAGTAGACATTGATGCCGGCAACGAATTTGTCCGGCTCATAAAGCCTCTCACAGAGGCTACGAAGAGACAAGGTGTCCTCGGCAGCATCGGAGGTTTTGGCGGACTATTTCAGCTTGACACAAAAAAGTATAAAGACCCTGTCCTTGTTTCCGGTACAGATGGCGTCGGCACCAAACTGAAACTTGCGTTCATGATGAACAAACATGATACCATTGGTATAGACCTGGTAGCCATGTGCGTAAACGACATCGTAGTTTGCGGTGCAGAACCCTTATTCTTCCTCGATTATCTTGCCACAGGCAAACTTGTGCCGGCGATGATGGTGGATGTAATGAAGGGAATCAGTGAAGGCTGCAGGAGTGCGGGATGTGCACTTATAGGAGGAGAGACTGCTGAGATGCCTGCAATGTATCAGGATTCAGAGTATGACCTCGCCGGGTTTTCTGTCGGAGTTGTGGAAAGGGACCGTATCATTGATGGAAGCAGAGTAAGGCCCGGTGATAAGATTATCGGGCTCGCTTCATCAGGACTTCACAGCAACGGTTATTCACTGGCGAGGAAGGTGGTTTTTGATAAAATGGGTTTCAAGGTTACCGACACGATGGACATATTGAGCAAGACAATAGGTGAAGAGCTTCTAACACCTACAAGAATCTATGTAAAGACAGTCCTTCATATAATAAATAATTTTGATGTTAAGGGGGTAGCTCACATTACCGGTGGCGGATTGACCGAAAATATACCGAGGGTATTGCCGGAGGGGGCAGAAGCAGTCCTTTATCCCGGCAGGTGGAATGCACAAGCCATATTCTATCTTATCGAAAAGTGGGGCAACATAGAAAGAGATGAGATGTACAGAGATTTCAATATGGGTATAGGTATGGTGATGATTCTGCCGGATGAACAGGTTGAAGATTCATTGAAAGAATTGGAAAGATGCGGAGAAGAACCGTACATTATTGGCGAGATTACTGAAGGCAGCCGAAAAGTAGTGTATGAGAAGGGATAA
- the aspS gene encoding aspartate--tRNA ligase yields the protein MVKRTHYCGEPGKSDIGNKVSLTGWVNRRRDHGGLIFIDLRDREGLVQVVFNPERDSKVHKIAHELRSEFVIAVDGEVSARPQGTENSKLPTGEIEILADSLTILNTSKTVPFPIDEETEIAENLRLKYRYLDLRRETLRNNLLFRYKFINSVRDFLHTKGFIDVETPFLTKSTPEGARDYLVPSRLNPRNFYALPQSPQLFKQLLMVAGFDRYYQVVKCFRDEDLRADRQPEFTQIDLEMSFVDREDVLSLMEEMLVNVIKETKGIDVKTPFPRMPYKEVMDRYGIDKPDLRFGLELKDISDIASGVDFKVFKQTIEQKGIVKGIALPGLAGSSRKELDDLTEFAKGYGAKGLAWIKVTENGFEAPITKFFTQDQLKDVADRLGAVKGDLMVFVADKTKVVNATLAQIRLHMANHLNLINKDEYSFLWVMDFPLLEYDDEEKRYVAMHHPFTSPMIEDIPNLDSDPLSVRARAYDIVMNGSEIGGGSIRIHTRELQKKMFELLGINEEEAEAKFGFLLEALEYGAPPHGGIAFGVDRIIMLLTGAESIRDVIAFPKTQKGICPMTDAPSQVEQKQLKELHIKFD from the coding sequence ATAGTGAAACGTACACATTACTGTGGCGAACCAGGAAAAAGCGACATTGGCAATAAGGTATCGCTAACCGGCTGGGTAAACAGGAGAAGAGACCATGGAGGGCTTATCTTCATTGATTTGCGTGACCGTGAGGGGCTTGTCCAGGTTGTGTTTAATCCGGAACGGGACAGCAAAGTGCATAAGATTGCCCATGAATTGAGGAGTGAATTCGTTATAGCTGTAGATGGTGAGGTTTCTGCAAGACCTCAGGGTACGGAAAACAGTAAGCTGCCCACAGGTGAAATAGAGATTTTGGCTGACAGCCTTACGATACTGAACACCTCAAAGACAGTTCCATTTCCTATTGACGAAGAGACAGAGATTGCAGAAAATCTGAGGCTCAAATACAGGTATCTCGATTTGAGGCGTGAGACACTCAGAAACAATCTGTTGTTCCGTTACAAATTTATCAATTCAGTCAGAGATTTCCTGCATACAAAGGGTTTCATTGATGTAGAGACGCCGTTTCTGACGAAGAGCACCCCTGAAGGTGCAAGGGACTACTTAGTCCCGAGCAGGCTCAACCCGAGAAATTTTTATGCACTGCCGCAGTCACCTCAGCTATTCAAACAGCTTCTCATGGTGGCAGGATTTGACCGCTACTATCAGGTTGTAAAGTGTTTCAGGGATGAAGACCTCAGGGCCGACAGGCAGCCGGAGTTTACACAGATTGATCTGGAGATGTCGTTTGTTGACCGTGAGGATGTTCTTTCACTGATGGAAGAGATGCTTGTTAATGTGATAAAGGAAACAAAGGGTATTGATGTGAAGACCCCATTCCCGAGGATGCCGTATAAAGAGGTGATGGACAGGTATGGGATAGACAAACCTGACCTGCGCTTTGGCCTTGAATTAAAGGACATCTCAGACATTGCATCCGGTGTTGATTTTAAAGTCTTCAAACAGACGATCGAGCAGAAGGGCATTGTGAAAGGTATTGCATTGCCCGGTCTTGCCGGCTCCTCACGAAAGGAGCTTGATGACCTGACGGAGTTTGCCAAAGGGTATGGTGCAAAAGGACTTGCATGGATAAAGGTTACAGAGAATGGATTTGAAGCGCCGATAACAAAGTTCTTTACACAGGATCAGTTAAAAGATGTTGCGGATAGACTGGGCGCTGTGAAGGGTGATCTCATGGTCTTTGTAGCTGATAAGACAAAGGTCGTCAATGCTACATTGGCCCAGATAAGGCTGCACATGGCAAATCACCTCAATCTGATAAACAAGGATGAATACAGCTTCCTCTGGGTAATGGATTTCCCGCTCCTTGAATATGATGATGAGGAGAAAAGGTATGTGGCGATGCACCACCCGTTTACGTCACCGATGATTGAGGATATCCCGAATCTTGATAGTGATCCGCTGTCAGTAAGGGCAAGGGCTTATGATATAGTGATGAACGGTTCAGAGATCGGCGGCGGCAGTATTCGTATTCATACGAGGGAATTACAGAAGAAGATGTTTGAACTGCTTGGCATCAACGAGGAGGAGGCAGAGGCAAAGTTTGGATTTCTCCTTGAGGCGCTTGAGTATGGGGCACCTCCCCATGGCGGGATTGCCTTCGGTGTTGACAGGATTATAATGCTCCTTACAGGCGCAGAGTCAATCCGTGACGTTATCGCATTTCCAAAGACACAGAAGGGGATATGCCCTATGACAGATGCCCCATCGCAGGTTGAACAGAAACAGTTGAAGGAGCTTCACATCAAGTTTGACTAG
- a CDS encoding rRNA pseudouridine synthase: MQERLQKIISAAGAASRRKAEQLILEGSVTVNGQVVTELGTKADPEKDAIKVSGKLIHLPQSKTYIVLNKPRGFITSMKDPEGRPVVTELLKGVKARVVPVGRLDYETEGLLIMTNDGDLAHALMHPSHEMPKLYLAKVKGIIEDKAIDKLRSGVKLREGVTAPAKVEKLKKSDANSWVEITVHEGRYRQVRRMLEGVGYPVIKLIRVTYGSLALGNVPLGKYRHMTPDEIKRLKREAAGIVKSKKKTSAGR, encoded by the coding sequence ATGCAGGAAAGATTACAGAAGATTATATCAGCCGCAGGCGCTGCATCTAGACGCAAGGCTGAACAGCTTATTCTGGAAGGGAGCGTTACCGTCAATGGCCAGGTTGTCACAGAACTCGGAACCAAGGCTGATCCTGAAAAGGATGCGATAAAAGTCAGCGGGAAGCTTATCCATCTTCCTCAAAGCAAGACGTACATTGTTCTTAACAAACCGAGGGGGTTCATTACGTCTATGAAGGACCCTGAGGGAAGACCCGTTGTGACTGAACTCCTGAAGGGTGTTAAGGCGAGGGTCGTCCCGGTCGGGCGTCTTGACTATGAAACGGAAGGCCTGCTTATTATGACAAACGATGGAGACCTTGCTCATGCACTTATGCATCCGTCTCATGAGATGCCAAAGTTATATTTGGCAAAGGTCAAAGGGATTATTGAAGATAAGGCGATTGATAAACTAAGGAGCGGGGTTAAACTCAGGGAGGGTGTTACTGCTCCGGCTAAAGTCGAAAAGTTGAAAAAGAGTGATGCCAACTCATGGGTCGAGATAACTGTGCATGAAGGAAGATACCGTCAGGTCAGAAGGATGCTGGAGGGGGTGGGCTACCCTGTGATAAAGCTTATACGAGTAACGTACGGGTCTTTAGCATTAGGGAATGTCCCATTGGGAAAATACAGGCATATGACGCCGGATGAGATAAAAAGACTTAAAAGGGAAGCAGCAGGTATTGTTAAAAGTAAAAAAAAGACATCGGCTGGCAGATAG
- the guaA gene encoding glutamine-hydrolyzing GMP synthase produces the protein MKDIHSEKIIVLDFGSQYTQLIARRVREARVYSEIMPYNVPLAKIKKFNPKGIILSGGPSSVYEKGAPICTDKIFNLNVPVLGICYGMQLMTHLFEGKVEKAHKREYGKAELYIDDDTNVLEGVGNGSVVWMSHGDKIDELPEGFSAIGHTANSPIAAMGDDLRRLYGLQFHPEVVHTQNGTKIVQNFVYNICGCSATWTMKSFLDYSTEQIKKKVGRKHVICALSGGVDSTVVATLVSRAVGGQLTSIFVDNGLLRKGEAEKVQKMFSETLHLNLKYIDASDSFLRKLEGVTDPEKKRKIIGREFIRIFEKEAKKTGKAEFLAQGTLYPDVIESVSFKGPSATIKTHHNVGGLPDRMELDLIEPLRELFKDEVRVLGKELDIPDDILWRQPFPGPGLAIRVLGEVTEERLSMLREADAIVLEEIKKEGLYKEIWQSFAVLLPVKTVGVMGDERTYENVIALRAVTSMDGMTADWVKLPYDLLGRISNRIINEVKGVNRVVYDISSKPPSTIEWE, from the coding sequence ATGAAAGATATTCATTCAGAAAAGATTATTGTTCTTGATTTTGGTTCCCAGTACACTCAGCTTATTGCGAGGCGTGTGCGAGAGGCCAGGGTCTATTCCGAGATAATGCCGTACAATGTGCCATTAGCGAAGATTAAAAAGTTTAACCCTAAAGGTATCATCCTTTCCGGCGGTCCCTCAAGCGTCTACGAGAAGGGCGCTCCTATATGTACAGACAAGATATTTAATCTGAATGTGCCTGTACTCGGGATATGTTATGGCATGCAGCTTATGACACACCTCTTTGAAGGGAAAGTTGAAAAGGCCCATAAGAGGGAGTATGGTAAGGCAGAGCTGTACATTGATGATGATACTAATGTCCTTGAGGGGGTAGGTAATGGCTCGGTTGTTTGGATGAGTCATGGGGACAAGATAGATGAGCTGCCGGAAGGATTTTCCGCAATAGGACATACGGCAAATTCTCCAATTGCTGCAATGGGTGATGACCTGAGAAGGTTGTACGGCCTGCAATTTCATCCGGAGGTAGTGCATACCCAGAACGGCACCAAAATAGTCCAGAATTTTGTATACAATATATGCGGATGTTCAGCCACATGGACGATGAAGTCGTTCCTGGACTATTCCACAGAACAGATCAAGAAGAAAGTAGGCCGTAAACATGTTATATGCGCACTCAGCGGAGGAGTTGATTCCACTGTAGTTGCTACGCTTGTCAGCCGTGCAGTTGGGGGACAGCTGACCAGTATCTTTGTTGACAATGGACTGCTTCGCAAGGGTGAGGCAGAGAAGGTTCAAAAGATGTTCAGTGAGACACTACACTTAAACCTGAAGTATATTGATGCCTCAGATTCGTTTCTGAGAAAACTGGAGGGTGTTACCGACCCTGAAAAAAAGCGGAAGATTATAGGGAGAGAGTTTATAAGGATATTTGAGAAAGAGGCTAAGAAGACTGGAAAGGCGGAATTCCTTGCACAGGGGACTCTGTATCCGGACGTTATAGAGAGTGTTTCCTTCAAGGGACCGTCAGCGACTATCAAGACTCATCACAATGTTGGCGGTCTTCCTGACAGGATGGAACTTGATCTCATTGAGCCTTTGAGAGAGTTGTTCAAAGATGAGGTTCGTGTCCTTGGTAAAGAACTTGACATACCTGATGATATCCTCTGGAGGCAGCCTTTTCCAGGCCCTGGTCTCGCAATAAGGGTGCTGGGAGAAGTAACAGAAGAGAGATTGAGCATGTTGCGGGAGGCAGACGCAATTGTACTGGAGGAGATAAAGAAGGAGGGGCTTTATAAAGAAATATGGCAGTCCTTTGCAGTGCTTCTTCCTGTTAAGACTGTTGGGGTTATGGGTGATGAGAGGACGTATGAAAATGTCATCGCGCTCAGGGCCGTTACGAGTATGGACGGGATGACGGCAGACTGGGTAAAACTCCCGTATGATCTCCTTGGCCGGATATCGAACAGGATAATTAATGAGGTTAAGGGAGTGAACAGGGTGGTATATGATATCAGTTCCAAACCTCCCAGCACTATTGAATGGGAGTAA
- the guaB gene encoding IMP dehydrogenase: MLNDDLEEAVTFDDVVLVPSRADIHPKDVDTSSRLTKNIKLNIPIVSAAMDTVTEARLAIAVARAGGIGIMHRAMPPEKQAIEVEMVKKFESGMIMRPVTISPHQKIYDALDIMKRYRISGIPVTENEKLVGILTNRDLRFEKRLELNVADVMTKDNLITAAVGTTLEDAKEILQKNRIEKLPVVDEAFNLKGLITIKDIEKRIQHPNACKDQMGRLRVGAAVGVGEDEKRRVDILITAGVDVLVVDTAHGHSIRVIEMVEYIKKTFPDMSVIAGNIATSEGAKDLISAGVDAVKVGVGPGSICTTRVVSGAGMPQLTAISRCSEVAKSHGVPVIADGGIKYSGDIVKAIAAGADVVMIGGLFAGTEESPGEVVLLQGRSYKVYRGMGSLGAMERGGRDRYFQEGEVGEKKLVPEGIEGRVPYKGTLSAVIYQLVGGLRSGMGYCGCGSIEELKAKARFVRVSAAGYREGHVHDVIITKEAPNYHLEGEV, translated from the coding sequence ATGTTGAATGATGATTTGGAAGAGGCAGTTACATTTGATGATGTAGTATTAGTGCCTTCGAGGGCGGATATCCATCCAAAGGATGTTGACACAAGCTCACGGCTGACAAAGAACATCAAGCTTAACATACCCATAGTGAGCGCTGCCATGGATACAGTAACAGAGGCACGGCTTGCCATAGCTGTAGCTCGGGCCGGTGGAATCGGGATCATGCACAGGGCAATGCCTCCTGAGAAACAGGCCATTGAGGTTGAGATGGTAAAAAAGTTTGAGAGCGGGATGATAATGCGCCCTGTTACTATATCTCCCCATCAAAAGATTTATGATGCGCTTGATATAATGAAGAGGTACAGGATCTCCGGTATCCCTGTGACTGAGAATGAAAAGTTGGTAGGAATTCTCACCAACAGAGACCTGAGGTTTGAAAAGAGGCTTGAGCTTAATGTCGCTGACGTTATGACAAAGGATAATCTGATTACAGCAGCGGTCGGGACAACCCTCGAAGATGCAAAGGAAATCCTTCAGAAGAACAGGATTGAAAAACTACCTGTTGTTGACGAAGCCTTTAACCTTAAAGGACTGATCACTATAAAAGATATAGAGAAGAGGATTCAGCATCCCAATGCGTGTAAAGATCAGATGGGGAGGCTTAGGGTTGGAGCTGCCGTTGGGGTTGGTGAGGATGAGAAGAGGAGGGTGGATATCCTGATCACTGCCGGAGTTGATGTTTTAGTAGTGGACACCGCTCATGGTCATTCAATAAGGGTTATAGAGATGGTTGAGTATATCAAGAAGACATTTCCTGATATGAGCGTTATTGCAGGCAATATTGCTACGTCCGAGGGAGCTAAGGACCTTATAAGTGCCGGGGTAGATGCCGTCAAGGTAGGTGTTGGTCCGGGTTCCATATGTACTACAAGGGTTGTATCAGGCGCCGGTATGCCGCAGTTAACGGCCATATCAAGATGCTCTGAGGTCGCAAAATCTCACGGAGTTCCTGTTATTGCCGATGGCGGGATTAAATACTCGGGAGATATCGTGAAGGCAATTGCAGCCGGCGCTGATGTTGTTATGATAGGAGGACTCTTTGCGGGAACAGAGGAAAGCCCGGGTGAGGTTGTTTTGCTTCAGGGCAGAAGTTACAAGGTATATCGCGGTATGGGTTCCCTGGGGGCGATGGAGCGGGGAGGCAGGGACCGCTATTTCCAGGAGGGTGAAGTTGGTGAAAAAAAACTTGTCCCGGAAGGAATAGAAGGACGTGTGCCTTACAAAGGGACTCTTTCTGCAGTGATATACCAGCTTGTCGGGGGATTGAGATCCGGCATGGGATATTGCGGGTGCGGGTCTATTGAAGAGTTAAAGGCAAAAGCAAGGTTTGTGCGGGTCTCCGCTGCCGGTTACAGAGAGGGACACGTTCATGACGTTATAATAACAAAAGAGGCGCCCAATTATCACCTTGAGGGAGAGGTATAA